In Desulfonatronospira thiodismutans ASO3-1, the sequence CTGTCCGACGCTTTTGAAGGGGACACCCCGCCAGCCTCAGATGCCACTGCATCCAGAAGGATTATTCAGATAGGAGATGACCTCTCCTACGGCATCTTTCGCAATTCCTTTGGAGACAGCAACGCTCTGGTCCGCAGGTCTGTATTCCTGGAACTGGGCGGGAATACTGAAGACTATGCCGTGGGCAAGGATGATCAAGAATTTTTTGCCCGGGCGGTTCTCAGCGGCTGCAGGCTGACCATTGTTCCCGAAGCTCTTTACTGGGCGAGACAGATGTCAGCGCGCCTACGCACCCTGCACTTCAACCCCAGGGCCGGCCATGTCCGGGTCTGCCGGGCCTATCTGCCTCATGTTCCTCCCAAACTGCGTCCCCTTCTGTTATTATCCACCGGATTGATGGAAGAGTCTTTTGAAGGCAGGGATATTACGCTGCGGGGTTTTATTCTGCACAAGATCAAGCGCTTTGCCCGCACCCGCTTTGGAGCATGGCTGAGATTCGGCATCCTGGGACCTTTTCTTCGCTGGAGACGAGAATTGCGAATGAAAAATATCAGGTGAGTGATTGTTTATTGTGGATACCATGATCATCCCTGCAGCTGGATTCGGCACCAGGATGCAGGAGTTCACCAGAGGAAAAAGCAAGGAGCTTCTTGATGTTGGAGGCAAGCCCGCAATCCAGTACGCTCTGGAAGAAGCCGCAGCCGCAGGAATACGGGTTGTAGGCATAGTCCTTCGTAAGGGGAAGGAGGAGATCGGTGATTATATTATACACAGTAAAAAGCTGTCCTGGCTGAGAGAGAGTCTGGATCTTCATTTTTTCCACCAACAGACAATGAACGGTGAATGCGGCGCGATTCTAGCAGCTGGTGAAATCGTTGAGCACCGTCCGTTTATCGTGCACTATCCGGATAATATTATACTGAACAGTCAGGGTCTGGTGACCAACTCGCTGCGAAAGGGCTATATTGAACTTGGCTCGGACCTAGTCTCCCTGGTGGCCGCAGGAAAATGTGAAAATCATCCCAGTTCACAGCCCATGAGCATGGAACATGCATTTGATGAAGTATATCTGCTTGAGCCCAGGATGGAAACAAGGCATTTTTCGGCCGGACTGCGAACCGCTGGAGTATATGTTGCTTCTCCCACTTTTCTGGATGCATGCAGTGTTCTCTTGCAGAAAAAAGAAGACAAAGAGGTCAGAGACAGGGATGTTCACTGCCTGCTTGCAGAACAAGGTCACCAGATTTACGGGTTGAAGGTCAAAACCAAAATACTGGATGTAGGCAGTCCGAAGGGTTATCTTGAAGCCAGAAAACTCTTGGATGACAATTAGTTGTCTATTGTCGGAGCAGGACATGACAACCGCTTTCACTATGGCGGGCTATGCCCGCAACCCAATAAATAAAAGAGTTTTTTGACAGGATTAGCAGGATTAAGAGATTGATTAAGAGAAAAACATTTTTGTCCTGGCCGGAAGCCAGGCCAAAAGGTAATCACTCGCCTTTGGCGATGGCTAATGCAATCTGCGGCATCCGGCCGCTGATTGCTTATCCTGTCAATCCTGTTAATCCTGTTAATCCTGTCTAAGGCCTGCCACGCGTCCTGCCACGCTTCTTAGCGTGGTTCGCGTGGTTATTGTATTTTATGACAGGGCTTCAGGAGTAAGCCACTAATCAATACACCGGGATATAGTTGTTTTGCCAAAAATTGGTGTTTACATGGTCCATGCTGCGGATAAAACAGGTGAACCCCGAAGGCTGGCCAATCTGGTTAAAGGGTTGGCTGATATGGGAGTGTCTGTTTGTCCGATTGTCTCCACAAAGGGAGTGTGGAATCTTGAGTTTGAAGAAAGCGGTGCGCATTGTCTGAAAATTCCTCCTGGAACAATTCGGGAAAACATTTCCCTGAAAAAACTTAAAAAAAATCCGCTTTTGTTATTCCGTTGTACTGCTGATCTTGTCCGCAGCAATTTGTTCGCTTATCGCATAGTCAGGCAGGAACACCTTTCGGCAGTTATACTCAGAGCCCCGAAAGGACCGCTGTATATGGGTATCGGCGCTCGTGCTGCCGGAAGCAAAATTATATGTGATCTGGATTATGTTGCCACATACCGCATGCCGGTACGCCTGCTCACAGCATACGCAATACTGCTGAGCAGATTGGTAACTGCTCAATACAAGAAAACCCGAAAAGACCTCGGACTGCTTTCTCGGAGCATTTTGAGAAAAAAATCCTTCGCATCCATTTTGCCCGGAATAGACAGCGAACCTTTACGTTCTTACCGTGAAAAGCGCGATACCGGCTACAGAAGCCAAAAGAATCACCTCACTATATTGACCGCCGCAACAATTTTTCCCCGCAAAAACCAGCTGACCCTGGTTCATGCGGTTCAGCAGGCTGCCGCTGCCTGTCCTCAATACAGTTTAACCCTGATTTTATGCGGCCGTGTCAAGGACCGGGCATACGAAAAAAATATTCAAGACCTGATAAAAAAATCGCCTCCCAATGCACGCTGCCTGCTTCTAGGATGGCGGAACGACATCGGAGAAATTATGTCAGATGTTGATATATTTGCTTTGCCCTCTCAGGATGAAGGAGTGCCCAACTCTGTCCAGGAAGCGATGTACATTGGGCTACCGGTTCTTGCCGCTCCAGTGGGGGGCATACCGGAAATTATAAAGGATGGAGTCAATGGATGGCTGGTTCATGACAACAATGCCTACGGATGGAAAAAAGCTATTGTCAAGAGCATATCTCATCAGGAGTTAATTAAACAGATGAGCCTTAAGGCACAAAAAGACGCAGACGCATTCTTTTCCCACAGGGAGTGGGCTAAACGCTACTGGAAAACAGTGTGCGAATTGATTGAATAATGATTGTATACTCTTAAGCACGTTTTGTCTTCAATAATACTGGAAAATAAATATAAATGAAGTGGTTACAATCAAATTTAATTGTTATTTCCGCCAATACCTCCTGGTATATTTTCAACTTCCGCCTCCGAATGATCAGGGAGCTGATAAATCAGGGATTTGAGGTGGCAGTAGTCGCGCCTGAGGACGAATACTTGTCCAGGCTGGTGCAGGAAGGCTGCCGCATACTGCCTATAAATTTGCTAAGCAAGAGCATTAATCCTCTGGTTGAAATCAAAGCCATATACCAGTACGTGCGCATTTACTCCTTACTACGCCCTGCTGCAGTTCTGCACTTCACCCCGAAACCCAACATTTACGGTTCTCTGGTCGCGAAAATGCTTGGGATACCGTACATCAACAATATTGGCGGGCTGGGAACTGCATTTGCCGGCAATGGCTGGTTATGCAGTATGGCCAGAGTCATGTACAGATTTTCACAGCGATCAGCAGTAAAAATTTTTTTCCAGAACAAAGATGACCTGGATATGTTTATCCGTTGCGGCATGGCAAGACCGGAACAGGCAGAATTGCTGCCCGGTTCCGGTGTGGATCTGGAAAAATTCAATCCAGAATTGGGGGATTCAGGGGTTCATGGTAAGCTAACATGCAGGCAATCAAATGACAATAGTAATCAGCCTTTGCATGAAGGACAGGAATACCTTTTTCAGGCACCTGAAGACAATGTTGTTTTTCTCCTCATTGCCAGGCTGATATGGGATAAGGGAATCGGAGAATATGCTGAGGCTGCCAGGGCGATCAAGGCAAAGTATCCAGATGTTGAATTCATGCTTCTGGGATTCGTGGATGATAATAACCCCGGGGCCGTTCCGGAGAAGAGAATCCGGGAATGGGAGGCTGAAGGCATCCTGAAATGGGTGGGACGGCAGGAAGATGTACGTTTATTCATTGCCAGGACAGACTGTGTTGTTTTACCTTCTTACTACAGAGAGGGAACCCCTCGCTCTCTTCTGGAAGCGGCGAGCATGGGCAAGCCTTTGATCGCGGCCGATTCCGTCGGAACCAGGGAACCTGTTGAAAACGGAATAAACGGTTTTCTCTGCCGACCAATGGATGCCATGGACCTGGCTGCCAAAATGCAACTGATCATTGATATGGGACCTGAAAAAAGACTGGCCATGGGCATCCGCGGGCGCAAAAAAATGGAGAAAGAATACGACGAAAATATTGTGATAAAAAAATATATTGAAGACATAAAGGCTGTTCTGGTTAACCACCGATAATGAGGTGAATGCTATACTGACTAGATCCAGCATCACCTTGCAGGATGCCTATATTTTTTTCCGGAACAAACGGGAATCATGAGCGTTTGCAAAATCTCAACTAAAAATTACGGAAAGGCGATTCCCTGTCCTGCCCTGCAAGGCAGAGGAATGCGGTATTTTAATAACAATAAGGTCATCTTTTTTAGAACCCCGACCCTGATTCAAACCTGGATGAGACCTTCAATATGACCCTTAGCGACCACCAGGTCCAGGAAATGGTTATCCTGGGCCTGGTTTTTTTTGTTTCCCTGCTTATGGCGCTGTTCCTGACCCCGCTTTTTGACAGGGCGGCCTGGAGGCTCGGACTGACTGACAGCCCTGGAGGCAGAAAATCGCATGCCCGGTGTGTAAGCAGAGCAGGCGGACTGGCCATGGCCGGGGCCCTTTTTTTTACCCTGACTCTTTTGCTCAAATGGAACAGCCAGCTCGGGGCTTACTGGGCTGGAGCCGCAGTGATCATATCAGCCGGCGTGGCTGATGATAAATTCCGGCTGTCCAGCCGGGTCAAGTTCGCGGCTCAGGCCCTGGCCGTAACTGCATTCGTATATCTTGGCGGTATGCAGCTGCACAACCTGGGCGATATTCTGGGGTTCGGCCCCATTGAACCCGGCTGGGCAGCGCCTTTGCTCACCGTCTTCGCCATGGTGGGGGTGATTAACGCCTTCAACATGTCCGACGGCCTGGACGGCCTGGCTGCAGGGCTGGCCGGCATCGCCTGCCTGTTCTTCATCCCCTTTGCCTATGCCCAGGAAAGCTGGATCTATCTATTGATACTCACCGGCCTTTTCGGAACTCTCCTGGGATTTCTGCGCTACAACGTGCACCCGGCCAGGCTGTTCATGGGAGATTCCGGGAGCATGTTCCTGGGCTTTACCCTGGCTGCGGCCGCAGTAGTCCTGACCCAGGGGGAGATTACCGGGGTACAGGAATACGAGCCTGTTACCGCACTGATAATCCTTAGCCTGCCCATATGGGACACCCTTTACGTCATGACCAGACGACTGGTTAATGGAAACAATCCATTCAAACCTGACAGGCTGCACCTGCATCACAGGCTCATGGATCTGGGTATAAGCCATAATGTTACAGTAAGTCTTGTTTATTGCCTAATGTTCTTTATGGGAATAAGTGCCTGGCTGATCAGGCCCTGGCCGGAATGGGTCCAGTTCTACTCATTGCTGGGATTCTATTCTCTTTTTTACGGTGGACTGTGGTTCTGGGAAAGAAGGACTTCTGCGCCGAAAAAAACATACGCACCGAGGACAGGCCTGCAGGAAAAACTGCAGCCGCTAATGATTGCAAACTTCAGACAGAGAAAAAAGATTTTCATCCTGATCTGGGGCGGGTGCGCCTTGCCGGCCGTAATGATGCAGGGTTCTGGTCCCGGACTTTTGTACTACGTTGCCTTCATCCTTTTGTTCACCGGCTTTTACTACCCATGGAGGGGAGGGTCAAAACATGTGCCCATAGGGCACGGGCTCATGTTTTTCGGAATCTATTCCCTGCTGCTTGTTTACAATGCAGGCTTTGCCCACAGTGCCTGGTTTGAGCCGTATATGTGGTCCCTGGCCGGTCTTGCCGGACTCTGGACCCTGCTGCGGGTGCTGGATACCGTCAGGCTGCGGGTGCTGGTGCCCGGCTGCTTCGAGATACTGCTTCTGGGCGCTGCCGTAGTCTCTCCTGTACTCCTGCACTATTCCTTAGGCATAGATGAGCAGATACGCAGGTTTCTGGTTTTAAGCTTTGTGCAGTCCATTCCTCTTTTCTTGATGCTCAAGGCGTATCTGCGCAGGGACCAGACCCCCAACCGCAGGTTCATGCTTTATCTGATGCTGCTTTTTTTGCTGGTGGGGCTGGTTTGAGCATGGAGCATGGGGCGTGGGGCATAGGGCGTGGGGCATGGGGCCCCGGTGAAACCCCTGTCTACGACAGGGAGCCCTTTGGGCTGTTTCACGGGGCAGGCATGGGGCGTGGAGCGTGGGGAAGAGGAAGATTTTTTGGCACGGGAGGCATGGGGCCTCACACGGGCGGGCAGGGCCCGCTCACTGATGGGGGATGAACTGCTGGGACTATTTTTACATGAATCCAACCCCGATAATCACGGCGATAATGGCTACAAGCTGGGCGAAGAGGAGACCGGTGGTCCAGCGAATAATTTTCTGATTGCCGGCTGAGATTTCTTTGCTGGTTTCGGAACGCAGCTTCTCAATCTCCCTGATAAGCTCTGAGCGGACCTCTTCGATACGCAGGCGGGTCTGTTCAATTTCTTTTTGCAGGCGCAGCTCGGTCTCGCGCAGGCCACTGGCAGTAGCCAGGTCCTTCAGTTCAGGATAGCGGTCCTCCAGGCTCTCAAAGGCCTCAGCTATAATCCGGGCCCTGGCCCTTTCGTCCTCTGCTGCCAGAAGGCTGTCGTATAGATTTATTATGGAAGCTGCTCGTGTCATGCTTGTCCTTCCCGAATTGTCAATTTTTACATAAACAGCAAAATACAGGTTCTGTCAAGCATCATCCCATATCATGCAGCTTGCTGAAGGCCCGCTCCAGGAGATTTTCCAGTTTCTGCAGCTCGCTGGCCTTTTTCTGGGCGGCCAGGCCCAGGATCACCCGAAGATCTTCATGTATAGACGGTCTTAACAGTGTCAGACTGTAAGGACTTTCTTCCCTGCCCTCACCCTGATAAAGCCTGAAGTTTACATGGTTGACGTACATAAGCGCCAGGACTTTAAGCCAGTTTTCAGGGCGGCGGCACTTGATGCCCGGATAAGTGAGCCAGGCCTGATCAAAGGGATCCTGGTGCACCCTGAAGATAATCGGTATGGCGCTGTCAGGTCCCAGTCCCGCCTGAAGGGCATACTTATCCAGGTAATAAAACGGCCCTTCGATAATCCACAGGTACTGATCAAAGGGTTTTAGAGGTTCCTGGTGCTGCAGACTGCTTGGCATGTCTTTGCATGTACAATCCACCAGGCAGAGTTTACAAGCTTTTTTATAGCTCATTCGGTTCAAACCATGCGCAGCTTGGAAAAGGCTCAACGCCATGCTGACTGCCTGTTTGATCCAAGACGTAAGACAGTTTTATCTCTCGTCCGCCCCAGTTGAATACCTTTCAGGGTTGCTCTACGAGCAATTCAACGGGGTAAACTCGAAGACTCGCCCAGTTAAATACGGCGTAGCCGTAGACCGCAGGTCTATTTAACCCCAGTAAAACACCCCAGGGGGGGACTCCGGTTTTACGGGGCAGGCCGGGCGAGCTTGAAGCGCCCAGTTAAATCCTCTCCGAGGTGCTTGCGCATTTTATCACGCCAGGGCGTGACAGGCAGAGATCGCGGAGAAGAGAGGTCATTTTTTCATTCCTGCGAGTTGCAGCAATGAAAAAGGTCTGCCACCCCGGGCGGGGAGCCTGTTATTCTTATACACCGGCTCGGTGGATATGGATATTAAATCTTTTCTTCCTGGAGGTTATTCAGAAATTTTTTGGTATATTGTTGCCAAAAAATCAGGATCAACTCGAAGGCCGACTTCTCTTAGTTTGTTGATCTCGGGCTTAACAGCATCTATCACTCCCAATCGTTTGGCCATGACCAGCAACCCCACTGAGCCGATCAATCCAATATCAAAGAGTTTCGCACACTTCCGGGCCTGCAGGTCATCAAGAACAACTTTAGCCCCCACCCCTTTTTGCAATGCCAGACTCAAAACCTCGCTTTCACCCTGGCCAAGATCCCAGGCTGCAACATGGGGATTAATCTCATCGATAGATTCCTGCGACGTCTTTGAGCTGATTTCGAGTTCAGCAATATACTGGCCGATGGATCTTTTCCTCTCTACTTCCGCAACCACACTCTCAGGTATGATCCAGAAATCAGCCAAAGGCCCTACTATCCGCAAAAGATCAGCTTTTCCCAGCAAAATAAGCGGTGAGGCGTTGAGAATAAGAATGCTATTCATAACCGGCTTCTTGAAGAACTTCAGAGGATGTATACTGAAACGGAGAAACATTGAATTTGGACAGCTCCATCAAAAAATCCTCACGGCACAACCCGGCTATCTCTGCTGCCTTTTCCTGAGAAACATGGCCCATTTCATACCATTTTGCTGCTGCTGCAATCCGCATATCCCTCTGAAGCTCATGAGGTGTCTTGCGCAGAGCAGAAAATATGCCCACAGGCAATTCAAAGGATAGTGTTCTGGTTTCCATGTCAATTCCTCCTGTATCTTGGAACATGCTTGTTTTCAACGGATGCTGTTTAAGCCCTGATTATAAGCATAGTTGAACATTCCCATGATTTCACAATATAACCATTTTTACAACCTATTAAAGTCTTTTTTAATGAAAGTGACTCTCAATTGCTCTCACGTCCGCAAGTACACCACATTTCAAAGCCCTGGCGTGACGGGCGTGAGATGTTCTTTTTTGCCTCTCGCCCGCTCGAAGACTCGCTAGAGGCGCAGAGAGCGCAGAGAGAAGAGAGGGTCAATTTTTCATTCCTGCGAGTTGCAGTAATGAAAAAGGATCTGCCGCCCCAGCGGGGGGCATGTTATTCATAGCCCCCAACTCGGGGGATATGAATATTAAATCTCTTGCTGGTGCCTTGCTCTGCCTGCCCAGCCTGCCCC encodes:
- a CDS encoding sugar phosphate nucleotidyltransferase; the encoded protein is MDTMIIPAAGFGTRMQEFTRGKSKELLDVGGKPAIQYALEEAAAAGIRVVGIVLRKGKEEIGDYIIHSKKLSWLRESLDLHFFHQQTMNGECGAILAAGEIVEHRPFIVHYPDNIILNSQGLVTNSLRKGYIELGSDLVSLVAAGKCENHPSSQPMSMEHAFDEVYLLEPRMETRHFSAGLRTAGVYVASPTFLDACSVLLQKKEDKEVRDRDVHCLLAEQGHQIYGLKVKTKILDVGSPKGYLEARKLLDDN
- a CDS encoding glycosyltransferase family 4 protein, with protein sequence MPKIGVYMVHAADKTGEPRRLANLVKGLADMGVSVCPIVSTKGVWNLEFEESGAHCLKIPPGTIRENISLKKLKKNPLLLFRCTADLVRSNLFAYRIVRQEHLSAVILRAPKGPLYMGIGARAAGSKIICDLDYVATYRMPVRLLTAYAILLSRLVTAQYKKTRKDLGLLSRSILRKKSFASILPGIDSEPLRSYREKRDTGYRSQKNHLTILTAATIFPRKNQLTLVHAVQQAAAACPQYSLTLILCGRVKDRAYEKNIQDLIKKSPPNARCLLLGWRNDIGEIMSDVDIFALPSQDEGVPNSVQEAMYIGLPVLAAPVGGIPEIIKDGVNGWLVHDNNAYGWKKAIVKSISHQELIKQMSLKAQKDADAFFSHREWAKRYWKTVCELIE
- a CDS encoding glycosyltransferase family 4 protein, which encodes MKWLQSNLIVISANTSWYIFNFRLRMIRELINQGFEVAVVAPEDEYLSRLVQEGCRILPINLLSKSINPLVEIKAIYQYVRIYSLLRPAAVLHFTPKPNIYGSLVAKMLGIPYINNIGGLGTAFAGNGWLCSMARVMYRFSQRSAVKIFFQNKDDLDMFIRCGMARPEQAELLPGSGVDLEKFNPELGDSGVHGKLTCRQSNDNSNQPLHEGQEYLFQAPEDNVVFLLIARLIWDKGIGEYAEAARAIKAKYPDVEFMLLGFVDDNNPGAVPEKRIREWEAEGILKWVGRQEDVRLFIARTDCVVLPSYYREGTPRSLLEAASMGKPLIAADSVGTREPVENGINGFLCRPMDAMDLAAKMQLIIDMGPEKRLAMGIRGRKKMEKEYDENIVIKKYIEDIKAVLVNHR
- a CDS encoding MraY family glycosyltransferase, which translates into the protein MTLSDHQVQEMVILGLVFFVSLLMALFLTPLFDRAAWRLGLTDSPGGRKSHARCVSRAGGLAMAGALFFTLTLLLKWNSQLGAYWAGAAVIISAGVADDKFRLSSRVKFAAQALAVTAFVYLGGMQLHNLGDILGFGPIEPGWAAPLLTVFAMVGVINAFNMSDGLDGLAAGLAGIACLFFIPFAYAQESWIYLLILTGLFGTLLGFLRYNVHPARLFMGDSGSMFLGFTLAAAAVVLTQGEITGVQEYEPVTALIILSLPIWDTLYVMTRRLVNGNNPFKPDRLHLHHRLMDLGISHNVTVSLVYCLMFFMGISAWLIRPWPEWVQFYSLLGFYSLFYGGLWFWERRTSAPKKTYAPRTGLQEKLQPLMIANFRQRKKIFILIWGGCALPAVMMQGSGPGLLYYVAFILLFTGFYYPWRGGSKHVPIGHGLMFFGIYSLLLVYNAGFAHSAWFEPYMWSLAGLAGLWTLLRVLDTVRLRVLVPGCFEILLLGAAVVSPVLLHYSLGIDEQIRRFLVLSFVQSIPLFLMLKAYLRRDQTPNRRFMLYLMLLFLLVGLV
- a CDS encoding DUF3368 domain-containing protein, which produces MADFWIIPESVVAEVERKRSIGQYIAELEISSKTSQESIDEINPHVAAWDLGQGESEVLSLALQKGVGAKVVLDDLQARKCAKLFDIGLIGSVGLLVMAKRLGVIDAVKPEINKLREVGLRVDPDFLATIYQKISE
- a CDS encoding UPF0175 family protein translates to METRTLSFELPVGIFSALRKTPHELQRDMRIAAAAKWYEMGHVSQEKAAEIAGLCREDFLMELSKFNVSPFQYTSSEVLQEAGYE